The Candidatus Binataceae bacterium region GGGCGATCTGCCCAATCTTATTTACGAGCTGCGCCAATGGCTGGATCTGGCGCCCGATGAGCCGCTGAGCAAGGAAGTGCGCGTGCTGGAAAATGACCTCGTACGGCTGCAGCAAATTGTCGCGCGGGTGGCCGAGCTGGTTAGCGCGGTGGCCGATCGCAAGCGCTTTGAGGCGCAATACGGCGGCGGACGGGTGATTCTGGAGGCCGGCAAACTGATGGCCGAGGGCGGGCGCGCGCTGAGCTACCAGGATGCCAATCTAGAGGACGCCGTAACCCGAGTCGCGCTGGATGACCTCTACGAGAACGCCCAGGGTGCAGCGCGCATCCGGCGCTGCCAAGAGCCCGACTGCCGTTCGGTGTTTTTGGCCCAACGTGCCAATCAGCTCTATTGCAGCCATCGCTGCGCCAACAAGATGGCCAGCCGGACCTATCGCCAGAGCCATGGCAAGCAGCGCGCCGCGCGCGCTCGCGAGCGCTATGAGCGGCTGGTCAAGCAACGCACCGCGCCCAACGTCAAGGTGGCCCGCCGTCCGCGGCAACCCTGATGCGAAACTAACTACCGGCATAGCCGCTATTTTCGCAAGCTGGGGAAGTAAATTGCGTCGAGCCTTTGAATTTCTTCGCCTGTTCCTTCGAGCGAGTGAAAGCAGCGCGTCGGTGGCGAAGGCAATTGGCAGCACAGGCCTG contains the following coding sequences:
- a CDS encoding CGNR zinc finger domain-containing protein, with product MASSKNLKLRADRPVERPLPMTKERTLAWLVEFAHVDAGALARGRPGDLPNLIYELRQWLDLAPDEPLSKEVRVLENDLVRLQQIVARVAELVSAVADRKRFEAQYGGGRVILEAGKLMAEGGRALSYQDANLEDAVTRVALDDLYENAQGAARIRRCQEPDCRSVFLAQRANQLYCSHRCANKMASRTYRQSHGKQRAARARERYERLVKQRTAPNVKVARRPRQP